One Leptospiraceae bacterium genomic window, GGTCAGAAGTGAAGCTTCTGAAGAAGTCTGATCCAATTTATAAAAAAATGGTTTCAGATGTAGAACCGGAAGTATTTGAAAAATACAAGACCCTTGTATTTAAATCCGGTATCTATAACAAAAAATTAAGCGAGAATGACAGGTCATCTGTTAAAGTTGTATACTCTCCCTTACACGGAACCGGAGGAGAATACATGAAAGGCCTTCTCACGGCTGCGGGTTACTCCAAGTTTTATTTCGTTAAAGAACAGCAAAAGCCGGATGGAGAATTTCCTACTGTAAAATATCCGAACCCGGAAGAAAAAGAAGCTCTTGAATTAACTATTAAAACCTCGAAAGCAAAGAAAGCAGATATATTCATCGCAACCGACCCGGATGCAGACAGACTCGGTGTAGGTATCAAAAGACCTGATGGAGAATATGAGCTTCTGAATGGAAACCAGGTCGGAAGTATCATGTGTGCTTACCTGGCAGAAAAAGTGAAAGAGTCAAAAACTAAAACCAAGTATCATATTTTTAAGACCATCGTCACTACTGACTTGCAGGAAAATATCGCAAAGAAAAACGGTGTTGCCTGCAAGAATGTTCTGACCGGCTTCAAATTTATAGCCGAGCAAATGGCAGCCCTCGATGAGAAAAAAGAAGATAAGTTTCTTTTCGGTGGAGAAGAATCCTATGGTTATCTGCCGGTTGAGTTTGTTCGTGACAAGGACTCTTTAAGTTCAGCACTTCTAATTTTAGAAATCCTGAGTGAAAAGAAAGACATCCTAACTTATCTCGATGAAGTCTACATGAAATACGGACTCTTTATGGAATCCCTGAAATCCATTACGATGAAAGGATCAGAAGGACAGAAGAAGATCGTGGATAGCATGGAAATCCTGCGTAATACAGATCTAATAGGAAAACAACTCGGAACCCGGAAAGTAAGTGCTTTCATCGATTACAAGAACAAGGTAGTCAAGGGCGATGCAAAGAAATCCATTTTCAGCGGTATGCCTTCTTCCAACGTAATTCAACTCAAAATGGAAGGGAATGGCCGAATCACCATTCGTCCTTCCGGAACTGAGCCCAAAGTGAAGGTTTATGGCTCCTATGAATCATTACAAAAACCCTCTTCTAAAGAAGAAATCACTACTTTAAAAGAGAG contains:
- a CDS encoding phospho-sugar mutase; protein product: MTEKEKFILPWTVEPFPSNIRKEASAILEDLRAGKSSLDIEGYTLPLEFGTGGIRGVIGYGMGRMNEYTVGRVALGFCRYLLNMSKKPVLVISYDSRRKSTEFASVTAGIAASLGIKVKLFSKLAPTPILSFAVRHYKATGGVMITASHNPPEYNGFKAYLSDGGQLVAPDDKKIIDSVNKIQDWSEVKLLKKSDPIYKKMVSDVEPEVFEKYKTLVFKSGIYNKKLSENDRSSVKVVYSPLHGTGGEYMKGLLTAAGYSKFYFVKEQQKPDGEFPTVKYPNPEEKEALELTIKTSKAKKADIFIATDPDADRLGVGIKRPDGEYELLNGNQVGSIMCAYLAEKVKESKTKTKYHIFKTIVTTDLQENIAKKNGVACKNVLTGFKFIAEQMAALDEKKEDKFLFGGEESYGYLPVEFVRDKDSLSSALLILEILSEKKDILTYLDEVYMKYGLFMESLKSITMKGSEGQKKIVDSMEILRNTDLIGKQLGTRKVSAFIDYKNKVVKGDAKKSIFSGMPSSNVIQLKMEGNGRITIRPSGTEPKVKVYGSYESLQKPSSKEEITTLKESLLKELKAAETEFIKLTGLN